One Algibacter sp. L3A6 genomic region harbors:
- a CDS encoding type B 50S ribosomal protein L31 has product MRKGIHPENYRLVAFKDMSNEDVFLTKSTANTNETLEVDGVEYPLIKMEISRTSHPFYTGKSKLVDTAGRIDKFKNKYAKFKK; this is encoded by the coding sequence ATGAGAAAAGGTATACACCCAGAAAATTATAGATTAGTAGCGTTTAAAGATATGTCTAACGAAGATGTGTTTTTAACAAAATCTACAGCAAATACAAACGAAACTCTTGAGGTTGACGGTGTTGAATATCCATTAATAAAAATGGAGATTTCTAGAACGTCTCATCCTTTTTACACTGGTAAATCTAAATTAGTAGATACAGCTGGTCGTATTGACAAGTTCAAAAATAAATACGCTAAGTTTAAAAAATAA
- a CDS encoding Spy/CpxP family protein refolding chaperone, whose translation MKTYISTLFVLLFTVSVFAQHKDRERIQALKVSFITEKLDLTAKEAQAFWPIYNAYDEKSRKCKYEDMRGIRKEIKENAATLTDAKAEELLNKFVQAENTLHQERVNLIVNLKKIISPKKIILLKATEDDFNRKLFDEYKKRKREGKTE comes from the coding sequence ATGAAAACATATATTTCAACCTTATTCGTACTCTTATTTACCGTAAGTGTATTTGCTCAACATAAAGATCGAGAACGCATACAAGCTTTAAAAGTATCTTTTATTACGGAAAAACTAGACTTAACAGCTAAAGAAGCGCAAGCATTCTGGCCTATTTACAATGCCTACGATGAAAAATCGAGAAAATGTAAATATGAAGATATGCGTGGTATTCGTAAAGAAATAAAAGAGAATGCCGCTACGCTTACCGATGCTAAAGCTGAAGAATTATTAAATAAATTTGTACAGGCCGAAAACACATTACACCAAGAGCGCGTTAACCTTATTGTTAACTTGAAGAAAATTATTTCTCCAAAAAAGATAATTTTATTAAAAGCTACGGAAGATGATTTTAACCGCAAATTATTTGACGAATACAAAAAGCGTAAACGCGAAGGAAAGACGGAATAA
- a CDS encoding phospho-sugar mutase, whose amino-acid sequence MIHIEPKILDRINAWLTPAFDDETQKTIKDSIANNPKDIQESFYKDLEFGTGGMRGIMGVGTNRINKYTLGKSTQGLSDYLHKSFPNETPKAVIAYDCRHNSKSLAKLVADVFSANGIQVYLFEDLRATPELSFAVKHLNCHCGIVLTASHNPPEYNGYKVYWQDGGQLVPPHDGCVIGLINDLDYADIKFEANNDLIQYIGKDVDDVFINASVQNGSVGATQAAKDDLTIVFTSLHGTSITTVPETLKRAGYKNVHIVKEQEVPDGDFPTVKSPNPEEPAALKMALELADKVNADIVIGTDPDCDRLGVAVRNADGELQLLNGNQTMLMMTDFLLKQWKAEDRIKGKEFIASTIVSTPMLTKLATSYGVESKIVLTGFKWIAKLIHDFPELDFIGGGEESFGFMVGDFVRDKDAVTSTLLACEIAAITKSNGSSFFNELLQLYTEHGFYKEKLISLTKKGIEGAEEIKQMMTDARNNTLKVVNGSKVVKFEDYDLSISKNMITGEEYTIDVPKSNVLIYYTEDGSQVALRPSGTEPKIKFYVSVNTELKAVEDFKTTEASLDAKAEDILKSMNLI is encoded by the coding sequence ATGATACACATTGAACCAAAAATTTTAGACAGAATAAACGCCTGGTTAACACCTGCTTTTGATGACGAAACGCAAAAAACTATTAAAGATAGTATTGCAAACAATCCAAAAGATATACAAGAAAGCTTTTATAAAGATTTAGAATTTGGTACAGGTGGTATGCGTGGTATTATGGGTGTTGGCACAAACCGTATTAACAAATATACTTTAGGTAAAAGCACACAAGGTTTAAGCGATTATTTGCATAAATCTTTTCCAAATGAAACACCTAAAGCTGTAATTGCTTACGATTGTAGACACAACAGTAAATCTTTAGCAAAATTAGTTGCCGATGTATTTTCTGCAAACGGTATTCAAGTTTATTTATTTGAAGATTTACGTGCTACACCAGAATTATCTTTCGCAGTAAAACATTTAAACTGCCACTGTGGTATTGTATTAACAGCATCTCACAATCCACCAGAATATAATGGTTACAAAGTATACTGGCAAGATGGTGGGCAATTAGTACCTCCGCATGATGGTTGTGTTATTGGCTTAATTAACGATTTAGATTATGCTGATATTAAGTTTGAAGCAAACAACGATTTAATTCAATATATAGGTAAAGATGTTGATGATGTTTTTATCAACGCATCGGTTCAAAACGGTTCGGTTGGTGCAACTCAAGCCGCTAAAGACGATTTAACTATTGTATTTACATCATTACACGGTACATCAATTACCACAGTTCCAGAAACATTAAAACGTGCTGGATACAAAAATGTCCATATTGTAAAAGAACAAGAAGTGCCAGATGGCGACTTTCCAACAGTAAAATCTCCAAACCCAGAAGAACCTGCTGCCTTAAAAATGGCTTTAGAATTAGCCGATAAAGTAAATGCAGATATCGTTATTGGTACAGATCCAGATTGTGATCGTTTGGGCGTAGCCGTTAGAAATGCTGATGGTGAATTACAATTACTAAACGGAAACCAGACCATGTTAATGATGACGGATTTCTTACTAAAACAATGGAAAGCAGAAGACAGAATTAAAGGTAAAGAATTTATTGCATCTACAATTGTATCTACTCCTATGCTAACAAAACTAGCTACATCTTACGGTGTAGAAAGTAAAATTGTTTTAACTGGTTTTAAATGGATAGCTAAATTAATTCACGATTTTCCAGAATTAGATTTTATTGGTGGTGGTGAAGAGAGTTTTGGTTTTATGGTTGGCGATTTTGTTCGCGATAAAGATGCCGTAACCTCTACCCTACTAGCTTGTGAAATTGCAGCTATTACAAAATCTAACGGAAGTTCTTTCTTTAATGAATTACTCCAATTATATACAGAACATGGTTTTTACAAAGAGAAATTAATCTCGTTAACCAAGAAAGGTATTGAAGGTGCTGAAGAAATCAAACAAATGATGACGGATGCCCGTAACAACACACTTAAAGTTGTTAATGGTTCTAAAGTTGTAAAATTTGAAGATTACGATTTATCAATTTCAAAAAACATGATTACTGGTGAAGAATATACAATAGACGTTCCAAAATCTAACGTATTAATTTACTATACTGAAGATGGAAGCCAAGTAGCATTAAGACCAAGTGGAACCGAACCAAAAATTAAGTTCTACGTAAGTGTAAACACAGAACTAAAAGCTGTTGAAGATTTTAAAACAACCGAAGCTTCGTTAGACGCTAAAGCTGAAGACATCTTAAAAAGCATGAACCTTATTTAA
- a CDS encoding GlmU family protein codes for MNYILFDGPSRNNLLPFTYTRPVADIRVGILTIREKWENYLSCTTTTITEDYLADKYPMVEMEVNVMINASYLPNKALVAKIKALEENQAIFQGDDVIAFFAVEGQEDIDFDDYKAIEFDGDVLKIENTWDIFSKNGDAIKADFELITEDRKTETISETNNIIAPENIFIEEGVKLEYVSLNATNGPIYIAKDAEIMEGALIRGPFALCESSTIKMGAKIYGPTTVGPFSKVGGEVNNSVIFGYSNKGHEGFLGNSVLGEWCNLGADTNNSNLKNNYAEVRLWDYQTEGFAKTGLQFCGLMMGDHSKCGINTMFNTGTVVGVSANIFGTGFPRNFVPSFSWGGSSGFTTYLTKKAFEVTKIVMSRRGIEFNDQEEAILAHVFDETKKFRREE; via the coding sequence ATGAATTATATACTTTTTGACGGTCCTTCAAGGAACAATCTACTGCCTTTTACTTATACAAGGCCTGTTGCAGATATTAGAGTAGGCATATTAACTATTCGTGAAAAATGGGAAAACTATTTAAGTTGTACAACAACTACGATAACTGAAGATTATTTAGCTGATAAATATCCGATGGTGGAGATGGAAGTTAACGTTATGATTAACGCATCGTATTTGCCAAATAAGGCATTAGTTGCAAAAATTAAAGCGTTAGAAGAAAATCAAGCTATTTTTCAAGGTGACGATGTTATTGCTTTTTTTGCAGTAGAAGGACAAGAAGATATTGATTTTGACGATTACAAAGCCATTGAATTTGATGGTGACGTATTAAAAATTGAAAATACGTGGGATATTTTTTCTAAAAACGGCGATGCAATTAAGGCCGATTTTGAATTAATTACAGAAGATAGAAAGACTGAAACCATCTCGGAAACCAATAATATTATAGCTCCAGAAAATATTTTTATAGAAGAAGGAGTAAAATTAGAGTACGTTTCGTTAAACGCTACAAACGGACCAATATATATAGCTAAAGATGCAGAAATAATGGAAGGTGCGCTTATTCGTGGGCCTTTTGCTTTATGCGAATCTTCTACCATAAAAATGGGAGCCAAAATTTATGGTCCAACAACAGTAGGTCCTTTTAGTAAAGTAGGTGGCGAGGTTAATAATTCGGTTATTTTTGGGTATTCTAATAAAGGACATGAAGGCTTTTTAGGGAACTCTGTATTAGGTGAGTGGTGTAATTTAGGTGCCGACACCAATAATTCTAACCTTAAAAACAACTATGCTGAAGTGCGTTTATGGGATTACCAAACAGAAGGTTTTGCTAAAACAGGCTTACAATTTTGCGGTTTAATGATGGGTGACCATAGTAAATGTGGAATAAACACCATGTTTAATACAGGAACCGTAGTTGGCGTAAGTGCAAATATTTTTGGAACAGGGTTTCCTCGTAATTTTGTACCAAGTTTTTCTTGGGGCGGTAGTAGTGGCTTTACTACTTACTTAACAAAGAAAGCTTTTGAGGTAACTAAAATAGTTATGAGTAGACGTGGCATTGAATTCAACGATCAGGAAGAAGCTATTCTGGCCCATGTTTTTGACGAAACCAAAAAGTTTAGAAGGGAAGAATAG
- a CDS encoding ABC transporter ATP-binding protein gives MNHFYNILRYAKPYKNFAIGHIISNVFYALFGALSFIALIPMLDILFEKKDPTATIVEPVYKGISSLKDFYKDYLAYQVSLHTDNDPQKALLIVVSLIIILFLLKNIFGYLANYFMVFLRNGVVRDIRNTVYKKTVELPLSYFSEQKKGDIMTRVTGDVATLQYSMLPALELIVREPLTIIFTIVMMLLISVPLTVFVFIFIPLSGLVISRIGKSLKRKSDRVQKEQGITLSTLEETLTGLRIIKGFNSEDRFYEKFSDSTGKFYNFSNKLLNRQNLASPASEFLGILVISILLWYGGQLVLVDKTLDGSSFIAYMGLAYNILVPAKAISRGLYNIKQGNAAAERIQEIVEAPNPLKDKEGAIDKTSFDSEIEFKNISFKYQDDYVLKDFSLTIPKGKTVALVGQSGSGKSTIANLITRFYDVNKGEILIDGINISDLKTSALRAQLGIVTQDAILFNESIKNNLKLGKQNASDDEVIDALKIANAWEFVKDLPKGIETNIGDAGNKLSGGQKQRLSIARAVLKSPPIMVLDEATSALDTESERLVQVALENMMKNRTSIVIAHRLSTIQNADQIVVLNKGEIVEQGKHQELIDKNGVYKKLVDMQSFE, from the coding sequence ATGAATCATTTTTATAACATACTTCGGTATGCCAAACCATATAAAAATTTCGCCATAGGACACATTATATCTAATGTGTTTTATGCGTTATTTGGGGCACTTTCTTTTATAGCATTAATACCAATGCTAGATATTTTATTTGAAAAAAAAGACCCTACTGCAACCATTGTAGAACCGGTATATAAAGGCATATCTAGTCTTAAAGATTTTTATAAAGACTATTTAGCTTACCAAGTAAGCCTGCACACAGATAATGATCCGCAAAAAGCATTACTTATTGTAGTTAGCTTAATTATAATCTTATTTCTTTTAAAAAATATCTTTGGCTATTTAGCCAATTACTTCATGGTGTTTTTAAGAAACGGTGTGGTTAGAGATATTAGAAATACTGTCTATAAAAAAACTGTAGAGCTACCTCTTTCTTATTTTTCTGAACAAAAAAAAGGAGATATCATGACACGTGTAACTGGCGATGTAGCAACTTTACAATACTCTATGCTACCAGCACTAGAGCTTATTGTTCGTGAACCACTTACAATTATTTTTACTATTGTTATGATGCTTTTAATAAGTGTGCCTTTAACCGTTTTTGTGTTTATTTTTATTCCGCTTTCTGGCTTGGTTATTTCCAGAATAGGAAAAAGCTTAAAACGAAAATCGGATCGTGTTCAAAAAGAGCAAGGTATTACACTATCAACTTTGGAAGAAACATTAACAGGTCTTCGTATCATTAAAGGTTTTAATTCTGAAGATAGATTTTATGAAAAATTCTCTGATTCAACAGGTAAATTCTATAATTTTTCTAACAAATTACTTAACCGACAAAACTTAGCATCACCAGCTAGCGAATTCTTGGGTATATTAGTTATTTCTATACTTTTATGGTACGGAGGACAACTAGTTCTAGTTGACAAAACATTAGACGGAAGTTCTTTTATCGCATATATGGGATTAGCATATAACATTTTAGTTCCGGCAAAAGCAATTTCCAGAGGACTTTATAACATTAAACAAGGTAACGCTGCTGCGGAAAGAATACAGGAAATCGTAGAAGCTCCTAATCCTTTAAAAGATAAAGAAGGCGCTATCGACAAAACGAGTTTCGATTCTGAAATTGAATTCAAAAACATTTCCTTTAAATATCAAGATGATTATGTTTTAAAAGATTTTTCATTAACCATTCCTAAAGGAAAAACTGTTGCTTTAGTAGGCCAATCTGGTAGTGGTAAATCTACAATTGCCAACTTAATCACTCGTTTTTACGATGTAAACAAAGGAGAAATCTTAATAGACGGTATCAACATTAGTGATTTAAAAACAAGTGCTTTACGTGCGCAGTTAGGTATTGTAACACAAGATGCTATTCTATTTAACGAAAGCATTAAAAACAACTTAAAACTAGGTAAACAAAACGCTTCAGACGATGAAGTTATTGATGCCTTAAAAATTGCGAATGCTTGGGAGTTTGTAAAAGATTTACCAAAAGGCATTGAAACCAATATTGGTGATGCAGGAAACAAACTTTCTGGCGGACAAAAGCAACGTTTAAGTATTGCGCGCGCCGTACTTAAAAGCCCTCCAATTATGGTGCTAGACGAAGCTACCTCTGCCCTAGATACCGAGAGCGAACGCTTAGTACAAGTTGCTCTAGAAAATATGATGAAAAATAGAACCTCTATTGTTATTGCACATAGACTTTCAACCATTCAAAATGCAGATCAAATTGTTGTTTTAAACAAAGGAGAAATTGTAGAGCAAGGTAAACACCAAGAGCTTATTGATAAAAATGGAGTTTATAAAAAACTTGTAGATATGCAAAGTTTCGAATAA
- a CDS encoding DUF4199 domain-containing protein translates to MEKTLKSIATNFGLYLGAFLALITIIPYAVNIELLINTWLGAFILITIIVFGIVSVAKVKQAQNSYATFKEAFTAYFITVALGLLISILVSYILFNFIDPEAATVLKDITIEKTVQMMEGFNSPSDIIDQTVENMEAQNNYSLANIAKSLAGYLVMFSIIGLIVAAAMKKKNPDAE, encoded by the coding sequence ATGGAAAAAACTTTAAAATCTATTGCTACTAATTTCGGATTGTATTTAGGAGCATTTCTAGCTCTAATCACTATAATTCCTTACGCTGTAAATATTGAATTATTAATAAATACTTGGTTAGGCGCCTTCATTTTAATTACTATTATTGTCTTCGGAATTGTTTCGGTAGCCAAAGTTAAACAAGCTCAAAACAGTTACGCTACTTTTAAAGAAGCTTTTACTGCATATTTTATTACTGTTGCGCTAGGTTTACTAATTAGTATTTTAGTCTCTTATATATTATTCAACTTTATCGATCCAGAAGCAGCAACTGTTTTAAAAGATATTACTATTGAAAAAACAGTACAAATGATGGAAGGCTTTAATTCTCCAAGTGATATTATCGACCAAACCGTTGAAAACATGGAAGCTCAAAACAATTATTCTTTAGCCAACATCGCTAAAAGTTTAGCCGGCTACTTAGTTATGTTTAGTATTATTGGTTTAATAGTTGCAGCAGCAATGAAAAAAAAGAACCCTGACGCAGAATAA
- a CDS encoding glycosyltransferase family 2 protein, with protein sequence MDISVVIPLLNEQDSLTELHDWIAGVMQKHQFSYEIIFIDDGSKDESWNIITLLSTQNNSVKGIRFLRNFGKSQALHAGFEKAEGDVIITMDADLQDNPDEIPDLYKMIIKDGFDLVSGWKKKRYDSVIAKNIPSKLFNWAARKTSGVKLNDFNCGLKAYKKEVVKNIDVNGEMHRYIPVLSKNAGFSNIGEKIVQHQARKYGETKFGMDRFIHGFLDLITIWFLSRFGKRPMHLFGALGFIMFAIGFAFAFYLGVDKLFLDRAGRLITQRPQFYIALSTMVIGTQFFVAGFLGEIILRNRPDKKRYLIKDELNLNQNH encoded by the coding sequence ATGGATATATCAGTAGTTATACCACTACTTAACGAACAAGACTCTTTAACCGAATTGCACGATTGGATTGCTGGCGTTATGCAAAAGCATCAATTTTCGTACGAGATTATTTTCATTGATGACGGAAGTAAAGATGAGTCATGGAATATCATCACCTTACTTTCAACGCAAAATAATAGCGTAAAAGGCATTCGGTTTTTACGGAATTTTGGAAAATCTCAGGCTTTACATGCTGGTTTCGAAAAAGCGGAAGGCGATGTAATTATCACCATGGATGCCGATTTACAAGATAACCCGGACGAAATTCCAGATCTTTATAAAATGATTATAAAGGATGGTTTCGATTTGGTTTCGGGTTGGAAAAAGAAACGTTACGACTCTGTAATAGCTAAAAACATTCCATCAAAACTATTTAATTGGGCTGCCAGAAAAACATCGGGAGTAAAACTGAACGATTTTAATTGTGGCTTAAAAGCTTATAAAAAAGAAGTTGTAAAAAACATTGATGTTAATGGCGAAATGCACCGTTACATTCCGGTGCTTTCAAAAAACGCAGGCTTCTCTAATATTGGTGAAAAAATAGTACAGCACCAAGCCAGAAAATATGGTGAAACCAAATTTGGCATGGATCGTTTTATTCATGGTTTTCTAGATTTAATTACCATTTGGTTTTTATCTCGTTTCGGAAAACGCCCTATGCATCTCTTTGGAGCATTAGGTTTTATAATGTTTGCCATTGGTTTTGCTTTTGCATTTTACCTTGGTGTCGATAAATTATTTTTAGACCGCGCAGGTAGACTAATTACACAACGCCCTCAATTTTACATTGCACTTTCTACCATGGTTATTGGTACTCAGTTTTTTGTAGCTGGTTTTTTAGGCGAAATTATCTTGAGAAACAGACCCGATAAAAAACGATATTTAATTAAAGATGAATTAAATTTAAACCAAAATCATTAA
- a CDS encoding RNA polymerase sigma factor: MTDEVQLIEQLKSDTHKEAAFRELITLYKERLYWHIRNIVKSHDDTDDVLQNTFIKIYKNIGNFKGDSKLFSWMYRIATNESITFINKNAKRLQTSNQEVQDLAINNLASDVYFEGDAIQLKLQQAIATLPEKQQLVFNMKYFEDIKYKDMSEILETSEGALKASYHLAVKKIEAFLTQD; the protein is encoded by the coding sequence GTGACGGACGAAGTACAGCTCATTGAGCAATTAAAATCGGATACCCATAAAGAAGCAGCCTTTAGAGAGTTAATAACCCTATATAAAGAGCGCTTGTATTGGCATATTCGAAATATTGTAAAATCGCATGATGATACTGATGATGTTTTGCAAAACACATTTATTAAAATCTATAAAAACATAGGTAATTTTAAAGGTGATAGTAAACTTTTTTCCTGGATGTACCGTATAGCTACTAACGAGTCTATTACGTTTATAAACAAAAATGCCAAACGCTTACAGACAAGTAACCAGGAAGTACAAGATTTAGCTATTAATAATTTAGCTTCCGATGTTTATTTTGAAGGCGATGCTATTCAATTAAAATTACAACAAGCTATTGCAACGCTTCCGGAAAAGCAACAATTGGTTTTTAACATGAAATATTTTGAAGACATTAAATATAAAGATATGTCTGAAATTTTAGAAACAAGTGAAGGCGCTTTAAAAGCATCTTACCATTTGGCAGTCAAAAAAATTGAAGCCTTTTTAACTCAAGATTAA